A single region of the Streptomyces sp. AM 4-1-1 genome encodes:
- a CDS encoding MFS transporter translates to MVAESAPAELLPAPPATTGPPHRPWVLVASLSSAYFALFVCYSALTSVFLPNQISDIDPAHKISNLAAVTTLSSVATLLVQPIVGALSDRTRSRFGRRTPWMLLGAVLGAVFLAAMPLAGSVGLLAVLWVLVQSSLNIVQSPLTAVLPDRVPSERRGVTSMFIGLATMVGTTVGAVVAAAFAGRAGLGHLTLSALVLAAVALFVRLNREPGTVAAPRPPWSWAAFARGMWISPRRHPDFAWAFVARVLLTLGFWILQAFQLYLLRDHIGLSDADSNGFVAKLSGVMLVAVIISSAVTGPWSDRVHRRKPFVAVCSLLMAAAMVIPLVSPTTTGMYGYAALLGLGFGGYQSLDLALMTEVLPSGESAGKDLGLLNVATNLPQALAPALGGLLISGFGGYPVLLGFAAAVAALSALAVLPIRGVR, encoded by the coding sequence ATGGTCGCCGAATCCGCCCCTGCGGAACTCCTCCCCGCACCTCCCGCCACCACCGGGCCCCCGCACCGGCCCTGGGTGCTGGTGGCCTCGCTCTCCAGCGCGTACTTCGCGCTGTTCGTCTGCTACTCCGCCCTCACCTCGGTGTTCCTGCCGAATCAGATCAGCGACATCGACCCGGCACACAAGATCTCCAACCTGGCCGCGGTGACCACGCTGTCATCGGTCGCCACTCTCCTCGTCCAGCCGATCGTCGGAGCCCTCTCCGACCGCACCCGCAGCCGATTCGGACGACGGACGCCGTGGATGCTGCTCGGCGCCGTGCTCGGCGCGGTCTTCCTCGCGGCGATGCCTCTGGCCGGCTCGGTCGGCCTGCTGGCGGTGCTGTGGGTTCTCGTGCAGTCGTCCCTGAACATCGTCCAGTCACCCCTGACGGCGGTGCTCCCCGACCGGGTCCCCTCCGAACGCCGGGGTGTGACCTCGATGTTCATCGGTCTCGCGACGATGGTGGGCACCACGGTCGGAGCCGTGGTCGCCGCGGCCTTCGCCGGGCGCGCGGGGCTGGGGCATCTCACCCTCTCCGCCCTGGTGCTCGCCGCGGTGGCGCTGTTCGTCCGGCTCAACCGGGAGCCCGGCACCGTCGCCGCTCCCCGGCCGCCGTGGTCCTGGGCGGCGTTCGCCCGGGGCATGTGGATCAGTCCGCGCCGGCACCCCGACTTCGCGTGGGCTTTCGTCGCCCGGGTCCTGCTGACTCTCGGCTTCTGGATTCTCCAGGCGTTCCAGCTCTATCTGCTGCGGGACCACATCGGCCTGTCGGACGCCGACTCCAACGGTTTTGTCGCGAAGCTGTCCGGGGTGATGCTCGTCGCCGTCATCATCTCCAGCGCCGTCACCGGACCGTGGTCGGACCGCGTACACCGCCGCAAACCCTTTGTCGCGGTCTGCTCACTGCTGATGGCGGCGGCCATGGTCATCCCGCTGGTCTCGCCTACCACCACGGGCATGTACGGCTACGCGGCCCTGCTCGGCCTCGGCTTCGGCGGATACCAGTCCCTCGATCTGGCCCTGATGACGGAGGTGCTGCCCAGCGGCGAGAGCGCGGGCAAGGACCTCGGGCTGCTCAACGTGGCCACCAACCTCCCCCAGGCCCTCGCTCCCGCCCTCGGCGGGCTCCTGATCAGCGGCTTCGGCGGCTACCCGGTGCTGCTGGGATTCGCCGCCGCCGTCGCCGCCCTCAGCGCCCTTGCCGTCCTGCCCATCCGGGGCGTCCGGTGA
- a CDS encoding flavin reductase family protein, with the protein MVTDPPFDPPAIRRTMSRFATGVAVVTARAPDGTRHGMTVNSFTSVSLDPPLLLVCLTTGARSTEAVTGAGRFAVSFLSARQQHIALRFARRGEDHFAGLPADDGEHSLPVVPGALAHLVCDVDRHLVAGDHVVVVGRVREMCDRPGEPLAFFGGRFTEVALQHEEAPLWSF; encoded by the coding sequence TTGGTCACCGACCCCCCTTTCGATCCGCCGGCCATCCGGCGCACCATGAGCCGTTTCGCCACCGGCGTGGCGGTGGTCACCGCCCGTGCGCCCGACGGCACCCGGCACGGTATGACGGTCAACTCGTTCACGTCCGTATCGCTCGACCCTCCGCTGCTGCTGGTCTGTCTGACGACCGGCGCCCGCAGCACCGAGGCGGTCACCGGGGCCGGCCGCTTCGCCGTCAGCTTCCTCTCGGCCCGCCAGCAGCACATCGCGCTGCGTTTCGCCCGGCGGGGCGAGGACCACTTCGCGGGTCTTCCGGCCGACGACGGGGAGCACTCGCTGCCCGTGGTGCCGGGCGCCCTCGCCCATCTGGTGTGCGACGTCGACCGCCATCTCGTCGCGGGCGACCATGTCGTGGTCGTCGGCCGGGTCCGGGAGATGTGCGACCGGCCCGGTGAGCCCCTCGCGTTCTTCGGCGGCCGGTTCACCGAGGTGGCTCTCCAGCACGAGGAAGCACCGCTCTGGTCGTTCTGA
- a CDS encoding cupin domain-containing protein, with protein sequence MNRPAHEFFPVTDIGFTVCPGGDPRITERVLARDETSGTATRVLRYAPGADSTPMGVQRHDFWEEVYILEGSFTDLTLNRTFTAGMYACRPPGMPHGPWRSDEGVVTFEVRYPG encoded by the coding sequence ATGAACCGTCCCGCCCACGAGTTCTTCCCGGTGACCGACATCGGCTTCACCGTCTGTCCCGGCGGGGACCCGAGGATCACCGAACGCGTCCTGGCCCGCGACGAGACCAGTGGTACGGCCACCCGCGTCCTGCGGTACGCGCCCGGCGCGGACTCCACCCCCATGGGAGTCCAGCGCCACGACTTCTGGGAGGAGGTCTACATCCTGGAGGGCTCCTTCACCGACCTCACGTTGAACCGGACGTTCACCGCGGGAATGTACGCCTGCCGTCCGCCGGGCATGCCCCATGGCCCCTGGCGCTCCGACGAGGGTGTCGTGACCTTCGAAGTCCGCTATCCCGGCTGA
- a CDS encoding 4-hydroxyphenylacetate 3-hydroxylase N-terminal domain-containing protein, with the protein MRTGCDYLASLKDSRQVYVDGVAVDDVTTHPGFAPIASVIAGLFDTAADPASDMTCVDPATGRTVNRLFTAPRSARDLTAFREAATVWARRSHGWVGRSPDHVGAFLSAFAAHPEAFASGTRDFGAHVAAYRRRVAEESLHVSYAIIPPQVSRADSGQAWAGDLVQVGIVDERDDGIVVRGAQMLATGGAVADEILVSCIKPLGPEDTDFAVSFAVPVGAPGLRLLCRRPYAPGASSVYDYPLTSRFDETDALLVFDDVFIPWERVFVHRDIAGLRRQFFDTGAHLFGNWQAQIRFTVKLQFLAGLARKIAAVNGVDRFPGVVEKLGELASLVSLVESAVLAAEYTAAPDEQGLWRPGVRAVYGAMGLQSELYPRVLAILRDLAGGGVLQVPAGVGDMTSPRTRPDIDRCLSTPTASAEDRVKLFKLVWDAVGSEFAGRHHQYELFYAGAPFVVRGYAFRNYGFDAHVADVETFLAGYGVGSEA; encoded by the coding sequence ATGCGCACCGGATGCGACTATCTGGCCTCCCTCAAGGATTCCCGGCAGGTGTACGTCGACGGCGTGGCCGTCGACGACGTGACGACCCATCCCGGCTTCGCGCCCATCGCGTCGGTGATCGCCGGTCTCTTCGACACCGCCGCCGACCCGGCGTCGGACATGACATGCGTCGACCCCGCCACCGGCAGGACGGTGAACCGGCTGTTCACCGCTCCCCGCAGCGCGCGGGACCTCACCGCCTTCCGGGAGGCGGCCACCGTGTGGGCGCGGCGCAGCCACGGCTGGGTGGGCCGCAGTCCTGATCATGTCGGCGCGTTCCTGTCGGCGTTCGCCGCGCATCCGGAGGCGTTCGCCTCGGGCACTCGTGACTTCGGCGCCCATGTGGCGGCCTACCGGCGGCGGGTCGCCGAGGAGAGTCTTCACGTCTCGTACGCGATCATTCCGCCGCAGGTCTCCCGGGCGGATTCCGGCCAGGCGTGGGCGGGGGATCTCGTACAGGTCGGGATCGTCGACGAACGGGACGACGGCATCGTGGTGCGGGGCGCCCAGATGCTGGCCACCGGGGGCGCCGTGGCGGACGAGATCCTGGTCTCGTGCATCAAGCCGCTCGGCCCGGAGGACACCGACTTCGCCGTCAGTTTCGCGGTCCCGGTCGGGGCCCCGGGTCTGAGGCTGCTCTGCCGGAGGCCGTACGCGCCCGGTGCGAGCAGCGTCTACGACTATCCCCTGACCAGCCGCTTCGACGAGACCGACGCGCTGCTCGTGTTCGACGACGTGTTCATCCCGTGGGAGCGGGTCTTCGTCCACCGTGACATCGCGGGGCTGCGCAGGCAGTTCTTCGACACGGGCGCCCATCTGTTCGGCAACTGGCAGGCGCAGATCCGCTTCACCGTGAAGCTTCAGTTCCTGGCCGGGCTGGCCCGCAAGATCGCCGCGGTCAACGGGGTGGACAGGTTTCCGGGCGTGGTGGAGAAGCTCGGCGAACTCGCCTCCCTCGTCTCGCTCGTGGAGTCCGCCGTGCTCGCCGCCGAGTACACCGCCGCCCCCGACGAGCAGGGGCTGTGGCGCCCCGGTGTCCGTGCGGTGTACGGCGCCATGGGTCTCCAGTCGGAGCTGTACCCCAGGGTTCTGGCGATCCTGCGCGATCTCGCCGGCGGCGGGGTCCTCCAGGTGCCGGCCGGTGTGGGCGACATGACGAGTCCGCGGACCCGCCCGGACATCGACCGCTGCCTGTCCACACCGACCGCTTCCGCCGAGGACCGGGTGAAGCTGTTCAAGCTGGTCTGGGACGCGGTGGGCAGCGAGTTCGCCGGCCGGCACCACCAGTACGAACTCTTCTACGCCGGCGCCCCGTTCGTCGTCAGGGGCTACGCCTTCCGCAACTACGGATTCGACGCGCACGTGGCCGACGTGGAGACCTTTCTGGCCGGTTACGGCGTCGGGTCCGAAGCCTGA
- a CDS encoding DUF2848 family protein gives MAQCPASTRLRVIGTGEQLHIRPRRLVVAGYTARDRDAVDRHITELAAIGVPPPATVPAFYDLDPALLTTEPVVEVAGPRTSGEVEPVLVRHAGRCFVAVGSDHTDRELERAHIGSSKAACPKPIGGDVAEFVAGSPAADWDRLVVRSSVDGRPYQSGPVSTLRHPADLIEQVTAALGPSDGDLVMFCGTLPLLTGAFVYGTHWRLELELPSGQALAHSYDLRKKDA, from the coding sequence ATGGCTCAATGCCCGGCATCGACGCGCTTGCGCGTCATCGGCACCGGCGAGCAGTTGCACATCCGGCCACGGCGGCTCGTCGTCGCCGGATACACCGCCCGCGACCGCGACGCGGTCGACCGGCACATCACCGAGCTCGCCGCGATCGGCGTACCGCCGCCCGCCACCGTTCCCGCCTTCTACGACCTCGATCCGGCGCTGCTCACCACGGAACCGGTGGTCGAGGTGGCGGGCCCCCGCACCTCCGGCGAGGTCGAACCGGTCCTGGTGCGGCATGCCGGGAGGTGTTTCGTCGCGGTGGGGTCGGACCACACCGACCGTGAACTGGAACGAGCGCATATCGGCTCGTCGAAGGCCGCCTGCCCGAAGCCCATCGGCGGTGACGTGGCCGAGTTCGTCGCCGGGTCGCCCGCCGCCGACTGGGACCGGCTGGTCGTCCGCTCCTCGGTGGACGGCCGTCCGTACCAGTCGGGGCCGGTGTCCACCCTGCGGCACCCGGCGGATCTGATCGAACAGGTGACCGCCGCTCTCGGTCCGTCCGACGGAGACCTCGTGATGTTCTGCGGGACTCTCCCCCTCCTCACGGGCGCCTTCGTGTACGGCACGCACTGGCGTCTCGAACTGGAACTCCCCTCGGGCCAGGCCCTGGCCCACAGCTACGACCTCAGGAAGAAGGACGCGTGA
- a CDS encoding phosphotriesterase: MSTTDSAAGAVPVAAASQAPRGTVVTVTGALSPDALGAVLPCEHLLGDFAPPGAAAGCRATDRDQPGAVSGPRPPGEPLTMELLGEVAMGVPNQDDRLLDDIGRAEDEAAAFRRAGGGTLVDLTSVGLGRRPAALRGISETTGVHIVMGAGWYHPAWAGGLTGRDARSLTEELVRDLTEGVDGVRAGVIGRIAALDPDESAQRAVLVAAARASAETGAAISLDRSDDPAVQRRVLDLLADEGADLARVVVGCCDALSPRPDDLEPLLERGVFVQFDRLGRLPSVLSVSDDQDVAAAVLELARRGRVGQVLLSQGVCAKSQLLAWGGGGYGFVLQQFVPYLKMLGADDSLVEAVTVHNPGRLLTVPTPRADS; the protein is encoded by the coding sequence ATGTCCACTACCGACTCGGCCGCAGGCGCGGTTCCCGTCGCCGCGGCCTCGCAGGCACCGCGGGGAACGGTCGTCACGGTCACCGGCGCGCTCTCGCCGGACGCGCTCGGCGCGGTCCTTCCGTGCGAACACCTGCTGGGCGACTTCGCCCCGCCCGGCGCGGCGGCCGGGTGCCGGGCGACGGACCGCGACCAGCCCGGGGCCGTGAGCGGACCCCGGCCGCCTGGTGAACCACTCACGATGGAACTCCTCGGCGAGGTCGCCATGGGCGTCCCCAACCAGGACGACCGGCTGCTCGACGACATCGGGCGCGCCGAGGACGAGGCCGCCGCGTTCCGCCGGGCCGGCGGCGGCACGCTGGTGGACCTCACGAGCGTCGGGCTCGGCCGCCGGCCCGCCGCCCTGCGCGGGATCTCCGAGACGACCGGCGTACACATCGTGATGGGCGCCGGGTGGTACCACCCGGCGTGGGCCGGGGGGCTCACCGGCCGGGACGCGCGGAGTCTCACCGAAGAGCTCGTACGGGATCTCACCGAGGGCGTGGACGGCGTGCGCGCCGGCGTCATCGGGCGGATCGCGGCGCTCGACCCGGACGAGTCCGCCCAGCGCGCCGTTCTCGTCGCGGCCGCGAGGGCGTCGGCCGAGACCGGCGCCGCGATCTCGCTCGACCGGTCCGACGATCCGGCCGTCCAGCGGCGTGTGCTCGATCTGCTCGCCGACGAGGGCGCGGACCTCGCCCGGGTCGTCGTCGGGTGCTGCGACGCGCTCTCGCCCCGCCCCGACGACCTCGAACCGCTCCTGGAGCGCGGCGTGTTCGTACAGTTCGACCGCCTCGGGCGGCTCCCGTCGGTGCTCAGCGTCTCCGACGACCAGGACGTCGCCGCGGCCGTGCTCGAACTCGCCCGCCGTGGCCGTGTCGGCCAGGTTCTCCTGTCGCAGGGCGTTTGTGCCAAATCACAACTCCTCGCCTGGGGTGGCGGCGGCTACGGCTTCGTCCTCCAGCAGTTCGTCCCGTACCTGAAGATGCTCGGAGCCGACGACTCCCTCGTCGAGGCCGTCACCGTGCACAACCCCGGGCGGCTCCTGACCGTCCCGACCCCGAGGGCAGACTCGTGA
- a CDS encoding aryldialkylphosphatase produces MSRYPFEIPDIAGQVLTVAGPVDPATLGQTLMHEHVFVDLRRPARFRRPGEDSPEAAEPLTLANLARTRHGCPNADNDVMDDFDEMLSEVGAFTRAGGGTLVEVSPIGLGRDPGKLLRLSEAGGLNVVMGGGWYTPAFHPADMDARGVDELTDIIVRDVVIGADGTGVRTGVIGEIGAETAPLTDNELKSVRAGARAGRITGAPLTFHVGGVGEEKFRVLDILEEEGVAPSNVVLGHASDVLADPSFGERLLARGVFVEFDFMASPGSPWGHLFLMSDHKVARGVADLVERGWAERIVLGHDVCQKIQLKKYGGKGFDYIPRYFLPALRRLGVAEEAIRSIMVDNPARALTFAPPR; encoded by the coding sequence GTGAGCCGCTACCCGTTCGAGATCCCGGACATCGCCGGCCAGGTCCTGACCGTCGCCGGACCGGTGGACCCGGCCACGCTGGGACAGACGCTCATGCACGAGCACGTCTTCGTCGACCTGCGGCGTCCGGCGCGTTTCCGCCGACCCGGCGAGGACTCGCCCGAGGCCGCCGAACCGCTCACGCTCGCCAACCTCGCACGCACGCGGCACGGATGTCCGAACGCCGACAACGACGTGATGGACGACTTCGACGAGATGCTGTCGGAGGTGGGGGCCTTCACCCGGGCCGGCGGCGGCACCCTGGTCGAGGTGTCCCCCATCGGCCTGGGCCGGGACCCCGGCAAGCTCCTGCGACTCTCCGAGGCCGGCGGGCTCAACGTCGTCATGGGCGGCGGCTGGTACACCCCCGCCTTCCACCCGGCGGACATGGACGCGCGCGGCGTCGACGAACTCACCGACATCATCGTGCGCGATGTCGTGATCGGCGCCGACGGTACCGGCGTCCGTACCGGCGTCATCGGTGAGATCGGTGCGGAGACCGCGCCGCTCACCGACAACGAACTCAAGAGCGTGCGGGCCGGCGCACGCGCCGGCCGGATCACCGGGGCGCCCCTCACCTTCCATGTCGGCGGCGTCGGTGAGGAGAAGTTCCGGGTCCTCGACATCCTGGAGGAGGAGGGCGTCGCCCCCTCGAACGTCGTACTGGGACACGCCTCGGACGTCCTGGCGGACCCGTCGTTCGGCGAACGCCTGCTGGCCCGTGGCGTCTTCGTGGAGTTCGACTTCATGGCCTCACCCGGAAGCCCGTGGGGCCACCTGTTCCTGATGAGCGATCACAAGGTCGCCCGGGGCGTCGCGGACCTGGTGGAACGGGGCTGGGCGGAGCGGATCGTGCTCGGCCACGACGTGTGCCAGAAGATCCAGCTCAAGAAGTACGGCGGCAAGGGCTTCGACTACATCCCGCGGTACTTCCTGCCGGCCCTGCGCCGTCTCGGGGTGGCGGAGGAGGCCATCCGGTCGATCATGGTCGACAACCCGGCGCGGGCACTCACCTTCGCGCCGCCGAGGTAG
- a CDS encoding alpha/beta hydrolase, protein MPVTPVPFDPALNAVLESMPSGDGPAPSLETVPLMREAGVFPQLTVAEVIGTREIDAEERTVPGPDGAPDLEITVLRPRYLGAPVPGLYNIHGGGTISGHRHQDIPRIADLVEQLGVVAVCVGYRLAPENPDPAPVEDCYAGLKWMSENAAELGVDPCRVVVMGGSAGGGLSAGVSLLARDRNGPPLAGQLLLCPMLDDTNTTVSSHQYDGTGTWQRGINVVAWQALLGEKAGDPTADVSVYAAPARAADLSALPPAFIEAGSAELFRDEDVAYASRIWAAGGEAELHIWNGAFHGFDVFAPGHETSRAALAARLSWLRRVLGL, encoded by the coding sequence ATGCCAGTCACCCCAGTTCCCTTCGACCCGGCCCTGAACGCGGTGCTGGAGAGCATGCCTTCGGGAGACGGGCCCGCACCGTCGCTGGAGACCGTCCCGCTGATGCGTGAGGCCGGGGTCTTCCCCCAGCTGACGGTCGCGGAGGTCATCGGCACGCGTGAGATCGACGCCGAGGAGCGTACGGTCCCCGGGCCGGACGGCGCTCCGGACCTCGAAATCACCGTGCTGCGTCCGCGGTACCTGGGCGCCCCGGTACCGGGGCTCTACAACATCCACGGCGGCGGCACCATCAGCGGCCACCGCCACCAGGACATCCCGAGGATCGCCGACCTCGTGGAACAGCTCGGCGTCGTCGCCGTCTGCGTCGGATACCGCCTCGCCCCGGAGAACCCCGATCCGGCACCGGTCGAGGACTGCTACGCCGGCCTGAAGTGGATGTCGGAGAACGCCGCCGAACTCGGCGTCGACCCTTGCCGTGTCGTCGTCATGGGCGGCAGCGCGGGGGGTGGCCTGTCGGCCGGGGTCTCTCTGCTGGCCCGCGACCGCAACGGGCCACCTCTGGCTGGGCAGTTGCTGCTGTGCCCGATGCTCGACGACACCAACACGACCGTCTCCAGCCACCAGTACGACGGCACCGGCACCTGGCAGCGTGGGATCAATGTGGTCGCCTGGCAGGCGCTGCTCGGCGAGAAGGCGGGCGACCCCACGGCCGACGTGTCGGTCTACGCCGCACCCGCCCGCGCGGCGGACCTGTCAGCTCTTCCGCCGGCGTTCATCGAGGCAGGCAGCGCCGAGCTGTTCCGCGACGAGGACGTGGCCTACGCGTCCCGCATCTGGGCCGCGGGCGGAGAGGCGGAGCTGCACATCTGGAACGGAGCCTTCCACGGCTTCGACGTCTTCGCCCCCGGCCACGAGACGAGCCGGGCCGCCCTCGCGGCGCGGCTGTCGTGGCTGCGCCGCGTGCTCGGCCTCTGA
- a CDS encoding ABC transporter substrate-binding protein, with the protein MHKLVTTASLGLAAALTLTGCGAKVSPDDKNTEPQAVTVTNCGKKVTYDKRPERVVTNDVGITELMFALGLESHMAGYVMPGDKRSVEDLPYKDAYDKVKWLSKDRITKETALSVRADLVLAGWNYGFNENALTPDELHKAGIDTYLLTESCRNARTSTSRGVMPPLDALYTDLENLGTIFGVEERAQKLIKQYKATVADVRAKAPQGADRPSVFLYDSGQDQPFTSGRYAAPEQIISEAGGVNLLHDLKDSWTAVGWETVVKRNPDVIVINNYGSTSAEQKRKFLLSYPPLRNVSAIKHKRIYTLDYADLVESPRNPSAIERLGTYLRQGADGS; encoded by the coding sequence GTGCACAAGCTCGTGACCACCGCCTCGCTCGGCCTCGCCGCCGCCCTCACGCTGACCGGCTGCGGTGCGAAAGTCTCACCCGACGACAAGAACACCGAGCCGCAAGCCGTGACCGTCACCAACTGCGGGAAGAAGGTCACTTACGACAAGCGACCCGAGCGGGTGGTGACCAACGATGTCGGCATCACCGAGCTCATGTTCGCTCTCGGCCTGGAGAGCCACATGGCGGGCTACGTCATGCCCGGCGACAAACGTTCCGTCGAGGACCTGCCGTACAAGGACGCATACGACAAGGTGAAGTGGCTCTCCAAAGACCGCATCACCAAGGAGACAGCGCTCTCCGTACGCGCCGACCTCGTCCTCGCCGGCTGGAACTACGGCTTCAACGAGAACGCGTTGACGCCGGACGAGCTGCACAAGGCGGGCATCGATACGTATCTGCTCACCGAGTCCTGCCGCAACGCCCGCACCAGCACCTCGCGCGGAGTCATGCCGCCACTCGACGCGCTCTACACGGATCTGGAGAACCTCGGCACGATCTTCGGCGTCGAGGAGCGCGCACAAAAGCTGATCAAGCAGTACAAGGCAACGGTTGCCGACGTTCGAGCGAAGGCCCCCCAGGGCGCGGACCGGCCCTCGGTGTTCCTCTACGACAGCGGCCAGGACCAGCCCTTCACCTCGGGCCGCTACGCCGCACCCGAGCAGATCATCAGCGAGGCCGGGGGCGTCAACCTCCTGCACGACCTCAAGGACTCCTGGACAGCGGTCGGCTGGGAGACGGTCGTGAAGAGGAACCCGGACGTCATCGTCATCAACAACTACGGCTCGACGAGCGCGGAGCAGAAAAGGAAGTTCCTGCTCTCTTACCCGCCGCTGCGAAACGTCTCCGCGATCAAGCACAAGCGGATCTACACGCTGGACTACGCCGATCTCGTCGAGAGCCCGCGCAACCCCTCAGCGATCGAGCGGCTCGGCACGTACCTGCGCCAAGGCGCTGACGGTTCCTGA
- a CDS encoding ABC transporter ATP-binding protein, producing MRLDVEGVSVEVAGTRLVDEVTLDAPTGTFVGLIGPNGSGKSTLLRCVYRARRPDTGVVRVGSEDVHRMTPRAAARLLAALPQESAADFDFTVTEVVTMGRLPHRERTSVGDRQIVLKALEQAGVAHLATRSFLSLSGGEKQRVLIARALTQQPRVLVLDEPTNHLDIAHQLDVLRRVRASGPTVLAALHDLNLAAAHCDRLHVLCGGRVVASGPPDEVLSPALLAEVFGVRAHRVRHPETGATQFLFDSLTP from the coding sequence GTGCGGCTCGACGTCGAAGGCGTTTCGGTCGAGGTGGCCGGCACGCGGCTCGTCGACGAGGTCACCCTCGACGCGCCCACCGGAACCTTCGTGGGACTGATCGGGCCCAACGGCAGCGGGAAGTCGACGCTGCTGCGGTGCGTCTACCGGGCACGACGCCCCGACACGGGAGTCGTCAGGGTCGGCAGCGAGGATGTGCACCGCATGACGCCCCGGGCCGCGGCGCGCCTGCTCGCCGCGCTTCCGCAGGAGTCGGCCGCGGACTTCGACTTCACGGTCACCGAGGTCGTCACGATGGGACGCCTGCCGCACCGCGAGCGCACCTCCGTGGGTGACCGGCAGATCGTCCTGAAGGCCCTGGAACAGGCAGGAGTGGCGCACCTCGCCACGCGCAGCTTCCTGTCGCTCTCCGGCGGGGAGAAACAGCGGGTACTCATCGCCCGTGCGCTCACCCAGCAGCCGCGCGTCCTCGTCCTGGACGAGCCCACGAACCACCTCGACATAGCCCACCAGCTCGATGTGCTGCGCCGGGTCCGTGCCAGTGGCCCGACCGTGCTCGCTGCCCTGCATGACCTGAACCTCGCCGCCGCCCACTGCGACCGGCTGCACGTCCTGTGCGGCGGCCGCGTCGTCGCCTCGGGCCCCCCGGACGAGGTCCTGTCCCCCGCGCTGCTCGCCGAGGTCTTCGGCGTAAGGGCGCACCGGGTGCGCCACCCCGAAACCGGCGCCACCCAGTTCCTCTTCGATTCACTGACTCCCTGA
- a CDS encoding iron ABC transporter permease, producing the protein MLVVSLACGVGLGATGMGWGQVLRLMWAGLSGGSIDTGDAGAYTIVWEIRFPRVVLAAVVGAGLAAVGVAVQALVRNALADPFVLGISSGAAVGANAVILFGALAGLGVWALSFSAFVSALAATLIVYAVARSPLGLSPLRLVLTGTALAYGFQAVTTVMVFSAERGEAARAAMMWLLGSLGGATWPKVPLAAATVLAGWLWLKLRAGALDALSMGDETSSVLGVPPQRLRRELFVVTAAVTGTVVAVSGAIGFVGLMVPHLVRMLVGASHTRVLAVAPLAGAVLLVWADLLSRALLAPTELPVGVVTAALGVPAFLLLMRRGGHALTGR; encoded by the coding sequence GTGTTGGTCGTCTCACTCGCGTGCGGGGTCGGGCTCGGAGCGACCGGAATGGGCTGGGGCCAGGTGCTGCGGCTCATGTGGGCCGGCCTCAGCGGCGGGAGTATTGATACCGGCGACGCGGGGGCGTACACCATCGTGTGGGAGATCCGCTTCCCGCGCGTCGTACTCGCGGCCGTGGTCGGCGCGGGGCTCGCCGCGGTCGGTGTCGCGGTGCAGGCGCTGGTTCGGAACGCTCTGGCCGATCCCTTCGTGCTCGGTATCTCCTCGGGCGCCGCTGTCGGCGCCAACGCGGTCATCCTGTTCGGCGCGCTCGCCGGTCTCGGCGTATGGGCACTCTCCTTCTCCGCCTTCGTGTCGGCGCTCGCCGCGACCCTCATCGTCTACGCGGTGGCCCGCTCCCCGCTCGGGCTCAGCCCGCTGCGGCTCGTCCTGACCGGCACGGCGCTCGCATACGGTTTCCAGGCGGTCACCACCGTCATGGTCTTCAGCGCCGAGCGAGGCGAGGCGGCTCGCGCAGCGATGATGTGGCTGCTCGGCAGCCTGGGCGGCGCGACGTGGCCGAAGGTGCCGCTGGCGGCTGCGACGGTGCTGGCGGGCTGGCTGTGGCTCAAACTGCGGGCAGGCGCGCTGGACGCGCTCTCGATGGGTGACGAGACGTCGTCGGTGCTGGGCGTGCCGCCCCAGCGGCTGCGGCGTGAGCTGTTCGTCGTTACGGCGGCTGTGACGGGCACGGTGGTCGCCGTGAGCGGGGCGATCGGTTTCGTCGGGCTGATGGTTCCGCACCTCGTGCGGATGCTCGTGGGCGCCTCGCACACCCGTGTACTCGCGGTCGCGCCGCTCGCCGGAGCGGTACTGCTCGTGTGGGCCGACCTCCTGTCGCGGGCGCTGCTCGCGCCCACCGAGCTGCCCGTCGGCGTGGTCACGGCCGCCCTCGGCGTGCCCGCGTTCCTGCTGCTCATGCGGCGTGGCGGCCACGCGCTCACAGGACGCTGA